A DNA window from Daucus carota subsp. sativus chromosome 3, DH1 v3.0, whole genome shotgun sequence contains the following coding sequences:
- the LOC108212196 gene encoding serine/threonine-protein kinase AGC1-7 → METCLENHDSHYNNDYKEEAKLNDTLSYNNHNANNHHHRHTSSLENAPLRPHTGGDVRWEAINSITSREPLSISHFRLLKRLGFGDIGSVYLAELRGTNAFFAMKVMDKESIASRNKLVRTQTEREILGLLDHPFLPTLYSYFETDKYYCLVMEFCSGGNLYSLRQKQPHKYFTEDAARFFASEVLLAIEYLHMLGIVYRDLKPENVLVREQGHIMLSDFDLSLRCSVNPTLVKSSSAHMNSGNASAAGILENENVTHGVHPSSFFPRILPSKKSRKSKSDFGLFVGGALPELMAEPTNVRSMSFVGTHEYLAPEIIRGEGHGSAVDWWTFGIFLYELLHGMTPFKGSGNRATLFNVVGQPLKFPEHPHVSSAARDLIRGLLVKEPHKRIAYKRGATEIKQHPFFEGTNWALVRSATPPHIPDPVDFTQYACKDAAALDKKVADAIQDKNNANGDDPSYVDFEYF, encoded by the exons ATGGAGACTTGTTTGGAAAATCATGATTCGCATTATAACAATGATTATAAAGAGGAGGCAAAATTAAATGATACTTTGAGTTATAACAATCACAATGCTAATAACCATCACCATCGCCACACCAGTAGCTTAGAGAATGCACCGTTAAGGCCTCATACTGGTGGTGATGTTCGATGGGAGGCCATTAACTCAATTACATCCAGAGAGCCTCTTTCTATTTCCCACTTTCGACTCTTGAAGCGGCTTGGCTTTGGAGACATTGGAAGTGTTTATCTTGCTGAGCTCAGAGGAACCAACGCCTTTTTTGCGATGAAAGTCATGGACAAGGAATCTATTGCTAGCAGAAATAAATTAGTCCGGACACAAACAGAAAGGGAGATTCTTGGTCTTTTAGACCATCCATTCTTGCCCACTTTATATTCTTACTTTGAGACTGATAAATATTATTGCTTGGTCATGGAGTTCTGCAGTGGAGGTAATCTTTATAGCCTTCGACAGAAGCAGCCCCACAAGTACTTTACAGAAGATGCTGCACG ATTTTTTGCATCCGAGGTGCTGTTAGCAATTGAGTATCTGCATATGCTAGGAATAGTTTACAGAGATCTGAAGCCAGAAAATGTGCTAGTGAGAGAACAGGGTCATATCATGCTATCTGATTTTGACCTATCACTTCGATGTTCTGTTAATCCAACACTTGTCAAGTCGTCCTCGGCTCATATGAACAGTGGTAATGCAAGTGCTGCTGGTATTTTAGAAAATGAGAATGTCACACATGGTGTGCACCCATCAAGTTTCTTTCCACGCATACTACCATCTAAAAAAAGCCGAAAATCCAAATCAGACTTTGGCCTCTTTGTGGGAGGAGCATTGCCAGAACTAATGGCCGAGCCAACAAATGTGCGCTCAATGTCATTTGTTGGCACTCATGAATATCTAGCTCCTGAAATTATTCGCGGAGAGGGTCATGGTAGTGCAGTGGACTGGTGGACATTTGGTATATTCTTGTATGAGCTTTTGCATGGAATGACACCTTTCAAGGGATCTGGTAATCGTGCCACACTTTTTAACGTTGTAGGACAACCATTGAAGTTCCCAGAGCATCCACATGTAAGTTCTGCAGCTCGTGATCTTATACGTGGATTACTGGTGAAGGAACCACATAAAAGAATTGCCTATAAAAGGGGTGCTACAGAAATCAAACAACATCCATTTTTTGAGGGAACAAACTGGGCTCTAGTAAGGAGTGCAACACCTCCCCACATACCTGATCCTGTGGACTTCACACAGTATGCTTGTAAAGATGCAGCAGCACTAGATAAAAAAGTGGCGGATGCTATACAAGATAAGAATAATGCAAATGGTGATGATCCTTCTTATGTCGATTTTGAGTATTTTTAG